A region from the Melioribacter roseus P3M-2 genome encodes:
- a CDS encoding 3-hydroxyacyl-CoA dehydrogenase family protein, protein MSEEKLRLEDLLGEKLANGDKDKIDYVAIIGGGLMGRGIAQTISAAGIDVVIIEKDEENCKKSQESLKASMEREISRWAMTQSEMKSILSRIKWTTDRSEIPECDLVIEAVDENYELKKQIFKELDEIAKPDTIFISNTSTLSLTKIAEVTKRPDKIIGMHFLNPVPKVPLVELVRALETSDRTVEIIKKFAARIGKTPVQVYEYPGFVTTRAIVPLLNEAMYILLEGIASAQDIDTAMKLGYNFKMGPLEMADTMGLDEVLAWMETLWHSLGEPRYRPCPILRKLVRERKLGKKTGEGFFKYDADGKIITSTMQ, encoded by the coding sequence ATGTCCGAAGAAAAATTACGCCTGGAAGATCTCCTGGGCGAAAAATTAGCCAACGGCGATAAAGACAAAATCGACTATGTCGCTATTATCGGAGGCGGTTTGATGGGGCGCGGAATAGCTCAAACTATTTCGGCTGCCGGCATCGACGTTGTTATAATCGAAAAAGACGAGGAAAACTGCAAGAAATCGCAGGAAAGTCTCAAAGCCTCGATGGAAAGAGAAATTTCCAGATGGGCGATGACGCAAAGCGAAATGAAATCGATTCTGAGCAGAATTAAATGGACTACCGACCGATCGGAAATTCCGGAATGCGATCTGGTTATTGAAGCCGTCGACGAAAATTACGAACTGAAAAAACAGATTTTCAAAGAACTCGACGAAATAGCAAAACCCGATACGATTTTTATCTCGAATACCTCTACGCTCAGTTTGACTAAGATTGCCGAAGTTACAAAGAGACCCGATAAGATTATCGGTATGCACTTTTTGAATCCCGTTCCGAAAGTTCCGTTGGTCGAATTGGTGCGCGCGCTCGAGACTTCCGACAGGACGGTCGAGATTATAAAAAAATTTGCAGCGCGAATCGGTAAAACTCCTGTACAGGTATACGAGTATCCCGGTTTCGTAACAACGCGCGCAATCGTTCCTTTGCTGAACGAGGCGATGTACATTCTACTCGAAGGTATTGCATCGGCGCAGGATATCGACACGGCAATGAAATTGGGCTACAATTTTAAGATGGGTCCTCTCGAAATGGCAGATACCATGGGACTGGACGAAGTCCTTGCCTGGATGGAAACTTTATGGCACAGCCTGGGCGAACCGCGTTACAGACCGTGCCCGATTCTGCGAAAACTCGTACGGGAAAGAAAGCTCGGCAAGAAAACAGGCGAAGGTTTCTTTAAATACGACGCCGACGGAAAAATAATTACTTCAACGATGCAATAG
- a CDS encoding acetate/propionate family kinase, whose amino-acid sequence MKVLVLNSGSSSIKYQFFDTDEKIALAKGMVERIGMSSAVLTHTPHGKEKIRIVGEILDHSIAIEYVIAVLLSPNHGVIKDKKEIDAVGHRVVHGGETFSGSVLITDQVMNAIKENIELAPLHNPPNIKGINATKEQLPNVPQVAVFDTAFHVQMPPKAFLYGIPYELYRKYKIRRYGFHGTSHRYVSERAAALLNRPIEELKIITAHLGNGCSMAAVDCGKSVDTTMGFTPLEGLLMGTRSGDMDPSVILYIMGKEGLSISEANTLLNKHSGLIGLSGESSDMREIENAVLEGNKKAKNAFDVFTYRIKKYIGAYAAAMGGLDAVVFTGGIGENSDMVRRDVCANMEFLGIKLDENLNQNPKGEAVISSEDSEVKVLRIPTNEELVIALDTEKIVREQLNNLPS is encoded by the coding sequence ATGAAAGTTCTGGTATTAAACAGCGGAAGTTCTTCGATCAAATATCAATTCTTCGACACCGATGAGAAAATAGCCCTTGCCAAAGGAATGGTTGAACGAATCGGAATGTCGAGCGCGGTATTGACGCATACGCCCCACGGAAAAGAGAAGATAAGAATTGTGGGCGAAATTCTGGACCATTCGATTGCCATTGAATATGTAATTGCAGTATTGCTCAGTCCTAATCACGGCGTAATTAAAGATAAGAAAGAGATCGACGCGGTAGGCCACAGAGTGGTTCACGGCGGCGAAACTTTTTCCGGCTCGGTTCTAATTACCGATCAGGTGATGAACGCTATTAAAGAAAATATCGAACTGGCGCCGCTCCACAATCCCCCGAATATCAAAGGAATTAATGCAACCAAAGAACAACTTCCTAATGTGCCTCAGGTTGCGGTATTCGATACTGCATTCCACGTTCAAATGCCTCCGAAAGCCTTTTTGTACGGCATTCCATATGAATTGTACCGAAAGTATAAAATCAGACGATACGGATTTCACGGAACTTCGCATCGTTACGTATCGGAAAGAGCCGCGGCTCTCTTGAATCGTCCTATTGAAGAATTGAAAATAATTACCGCTCATTTGGGTAACGGATGCTCAATGGCGGCGGTCGATTGCGGTAAATCGGTCGATACTACTATGGGCTTCACCCCGCTCGAAGGCCTCTTAATGGGAACGAGAAGCGGCGATATGGATCCGTCCGTTATTCTCTATATTATGGGCAAGGAAGGTCTGTCTATTTCCGAAGCAAATACATTATTGAACAAGCACAGCGGATTGATCGGTTTGAGCGGCGAAAGCAGCGATATGAGAGAAATTGAAAACGCCGTGCTCGAAGGGAATAAAAAAGCCAAAAATGCTTTCGACGTATTTACATACAGGATCAAAAAATATATCGGCGCATATGCCGCTGCAATGGGCGGCTTGGATGCGGTAGTCTTTACGGGAGGCATCGGCGAAAATTCCGATATGGTAAGAAGAGACGTCTGCGCCAATATGGAATTCCTCGGTATTAAACTCGACGAAAATCTGAACCAAAATCCCAAAGGAGAGGCTGTTATATCGTCCGAGGATTCGGAAGTAAAAGTATTGCGCATACCGACAAATGAAGAATTGGTTATAGCGCTCGACACGGAAAAAATTGTAAGAGAACAGTTAAATAACCTCCCCTCTTAA
- a CDS encoding SDR family oxidoreductase encodes MELFLKGKTVLVTAASMGIGRATAELFIKEGCKVAICSRNKDNLLKTVSEIRNIFNVEPMWVVCDINKSEDIETTVKKVKEELGDIDILVNNCGGPTPGFFETIDDKNWEDAFQQVLMSAVRFTRLVLPGMKAKNWGRIINITSLSVKQPVNNLVLSNSFRSAVTAFAKTLSNQVGKFNITVNNVAPGYTLTSRLYELAVVRAKESGVSHEEILSSMANDVPMKRLGRPDEVASLIVYLASEQAGYITGSTIAVDGGVIKSTY; translated from the coding sequence GTGGAATTGTTCTTGAAAGGAAAAACCGTTCTGGTTACTGCCGCCAGTATGGGAATAGGGAGAGCTACGGCAGAGTTGTTTATTAAAGAGGGATGCAAAGTCGCAATCTGCTCCCGCAATAAAGACAATTTGCTTAAAACCGTTTCCGAAATCCGGAATATTTTCAACGTAGAACCGATGTGGGTTGTATGCGATATCAACAAAAGCGAAGACATAGAAACAACGGTCAAAAAAGTAAAAGAAGAATTAGGCGATATCGACATACTCGTAAACAATTGCGGCGGTCCGACGCCGGGTTTCTTCGAAACTATAGACGATAAAAACTGGGAAGATGCTTTTCAGCAGGTGCTTATGAGCGCAGTAAGATTTACCCGGCTTGTTCTTCCGGGAATGAAAGCCAAAAACTGGGGCAGAATAATTAATATTACTTCCCTCTCTGTCAAACAGCCGGTCAATAACCTGGTGTTGTCAAATTCATTTAGAAGCGCGGTAACCGCATTCGCAAAAACCTTGAGCAATCAGGTGGGAAAGTTTAATATAACCGTCAATAATGTAGCCCCGGGTTATACTTTGACGTCCAGACTCTATGAATTAGCCGTTGTGCGAGCCAAGGAAAGCGGAGTATCGCACGAAGAAATTTTATCTTCGATGGCAAACGACGTTCCGATGAAACGTCTCGGACGTCCGGACGAAGTTGCCTCTTTAATCGTCTATCTGGCTTCCGAACAAGCGGGCTATATTACGGGTTCCACTATCGCCGTAGACGGCGGAGTAATTAAATCGACATATTGA
- a CDS encoding NAD(P)/FAD-dependent oxidoreductase: MQKEIDLIIPPENIFNYEFIRNAAAKETRTNIEEITRVSIIKRSVDARRKNPVYRIKAVVFINENPAEETVNFDFKNVEKGKRVIIVGFGPAGMFAALRFFELGIKPIILERGKDVRSRRRDLRAIQQFGIVNPDSNYCFGEGGAGTYSDGKLYTRSTKRGDVKRILNLLVYHGAQSEILIDSHPHIGSNILPKVVSNIRETILKHGGEIHFNSRVTDFIIENSRIGGVIVNDEKEYIAEAVILAVGHSARDIYYLLDKKGILIESKPFALGVRIEHPQNLIDSIQYHSKKRHPNLPAASYSIACQVDDKGVYSFCMCPGGIIVPASTAPGELVLNGMSLSRRDSPFANSGLVVAVDEKDWEEYKKAGVFAGLEFQKSIEIAAFESGGKNQKAPAQRVIDFLKGRSSDSLPPTSYIPGAVSYDLNELFPERIKKSLREALLIFNKKMPGFISAEAQILAAETRTSSPVRIPRDRTTFRHLQIEGLYPAGEGAGYAGGIVSAAIDGEKIAEAIAGYLM, encoded by the coding sequence ATGCAAAAAGAAATCGACTTAATCATACCGCCGGAAAACATCTTTAATTATGAATTTATTCGAAATGCGGCGGCCAAAGAGACCCGGACTAATATCGAAGAGATTACCCGCGTGTCGATAATAAAACGCTCGGTCGACGCACGCAGAAAAAATCCCGTCTACAGAATTAAAGCAGTTGTTTTTATCAATGAAAATCCTGCGGAAGAAACGGTCAATTTTGATTTTAAAAACGTAGAAAAAGGAAAGCGGGTAATAATTGTCGGTTTCGGACCCGCGGGTATGTTTGCAGCCTTACGATTCTTTGAACTCGGCATTAAGCCGATTATACTGGAAAGAGGCAAAGACGTGCGAAGCAGAAGAAGAGATTTAAGAGCCATACAACAATTCGGCATTGTTAATCCCGATTCCAATTATTGCTTCGGCGAAGGAGGCGCGGGAACATACAGCGACGGTAAATTATATACGCGATCGACTAAAAGGGGAGACGTAAAAAGGATTTTAAATCTTCTCGTTTACCACGGGGCGCAATCCGAAATTCTGATTGATTCGCATCCTCACATAGGCTCAAATATTTTGCCTAAAGTAGTCTCTAACATACGCGAAACAATTCTGAAACACGGCGGCGAAATTCATTTCAACTCGCGGGTGACGGATTTTATTATCGAAAATTCGCGTATCGGAGGAGTAATTGTAAACGATGAGAAGGAATATATTGCAGAGGCTGTAATCTTAGCCGTAGGCCACTCTGCTAGAGATATCTATTACTTGCTCGACAAAAAGGGGATACTGATAGAATCGAAGCCATTTGCGCTAGGAGTAAGAATAGAGCACCCGCAAAATTTGATCGACAGTATACAGTATCACTCAAAAAAACGGCATCCGAATTTGCCGGCGGCAAGCTACAGTATTGCCTGCCAGGTGGATGATAAAGGCGTTTATTCTTTTTGTATGTGTCCGGGCGGTATAATCGTTCCGGCTTCTACGGCGCCGGGCGAGCTGGTGCTCAACGGTATGAGTTTATCGAGACGCGATTCGCCGTTTGCAAATTCCGGACTTGTGGTGGCTGTGGACGAAAAAGATTGGGAGGAATATAAAAAAGCCGGAGTTTTTGCCGGATTGGAATTCCAGAAGTCGATTGAAATTGCCGCATTTGAATCCGGAGGAAAAAATCAAAAAGCGCCCGCTCAAAGAGTTATAGATTTTTTGAAGGGCAGGTCCTCGGATTCCCTGCCGCCGACGTCTTACATACCGGGCGCGGTTTCATACGACTTGAACGAATTGTTCCCCGAACGGATTAAAAAGAGTTTACGCGAGGCTCTGCTGATTTTTAATAAAAAGATGCCGGGCTTTATTTCCGCCGAAGCCCAAATTTTAGCAGCCGAAACGAGAACAAGTTCGCCGGTTCGTATTCCGAGAGACAGAACAACGTTTCGGCATTTACAGATCGAGGGTCTTTATCCCGCCGGAGAAGGAGCCGGCTATGCCGGCGGAATTGTTTCGGCCGCAATCGACGGCGAAAAAATAGCCGAGGCGATTGCCGGCTATCTTATGTGA
- a CDS encoding nuclear transport factor 2 family protein, which yields MEAIEVVKEWVKLFNKADAGGLSELYSEDAVNYQIPNEPVEGKSAIRDMFKKEFAEAEMVCIVENLLQDGNWAALEWRDPLGLRGCGFFYIEDGKIKLQRGYWDKLSFMKTHNK from the coding sequence ATGGAAGCGATTGAAGTCGTTAAAGAATGGGTGAAACTTTTCAATAAAGCAGACGCGGGCGGATTGTCGGAGCTCTACAGCGAAGACGCTGTTAATTACCAAATCCCAAATGAACCGGTCGAAGGCAAAAGCGCAATCAGGGATATGTTTAAGAAAGAATTTGCCGAAGCCGAGATGGTCTGCATTGTGGAGAATCTGCTTCAGGACGGAAATTGGGCTGCGCTTGAATGGCGCGATCCGCTGGGGTTGAGAGGGTGCGGATTCTTTTACATCGAGGACGGTAAAATAAAACTTCAAAGAGGGTATTGGGATAAGCTGAGCTTTATGAAAACACACAATAAATAA
- a CDS encoding outer membrane beta-barrel protein produces MKPTAIFFLTLLISGTLQAQSPVGQGTYTLNGSISYESRTNDGSTFNQFRFEPQIGYFFVDNLYTAISLTYFHYGFESNSDNYYGFGPAIRYYFDLSKKLKPYLGAGMTYMEMKNGSSSNYTEIKFSGGADYFITNYFAIETAINYSRIKLGESNLYSGNDVTKIINFSIGVNFFIH; encoded by the coding sequence ATGAAACCAACAGCAATCTTTTTTTTGACGCTTCTGATATCCGGAACTCTTCAGGCGCAATCTCCGGTCGGGCAAGGCACATACACGCTAAACGGTTCCATATCGTACGAAAGCAGAACTAATGACGGCAGCACCTTTAATCAATTTCGTTTCGAGCCGCAAATCGGATATTTCTTCGTCGATAATTTATATACCGCAATTTCATTGACTTATTTTCATTACGGATTTGAAAGCAATTCTGACAATTATTACGGTTTCGGTCCGGCGATTCGGTATTATTTCGATTTAAGCAAAAAATTAAAACCATATCTCGGAGCTGGGATGACTTATATGGAAATGAAAAACGGCTCGTCTTCAAACTATACTGAAATCAAGTTCTCGGGCGGAGCTGATTATTTTATTACCAATTATTTTGCAATTGAAACTGCGATAAATTACAGTAGGATTAAATTGGGGGAATCGAACTTATATTCCGGAAATGACGTAACCAAAATAATAAATTTCAGTATCGGAGTGAATTTCTTTATTCATTGA
- the mutS gene encoding DNA mismatch repair protein MutS, with the protein MSVTPLMAQYTRIKKEYPDTILLFRMGDFYETFEEDAKIASKVLGITLTKRANGAAEDVPLAGFPHHAIDSYLPKLVRAGYRVAVCEQVEDPKLAKGIVKREVIEVVTPGVAFSDKLLDHKKNNYLLSIYGDGERYGLAFCDISTGEFQTYETDKKLLPEQLGLINPAEILIPKKLKNLLEPLIGRYAKDARITKIDDWIYDFDYCQDLILNHFEVKTLKGFGIENMNLAVSAAGAALNYLRETQKANLPHINRISVYNPTEYMALDYATKRNLEILFTIQSGEREGSLISILDKTSTSMGGRLLKRWITTPLKKLEPILKRQECVEELFENKSLRKNLREELSEIGDIERLIARACTGRINPREVINLKNSLKKIHLIKQLLDQSSAETLRQINDNMNPLEELVAKIENAINEEPPASLHDGGVIKPGYNPELDELRSLAFNAKEWIANLQKEERQKTGVSSLKVSYNKVFGYYIEISHANKDKVPAHYIRKQTLVNSERYITPELKEYEEKILNAQDNIAKLEFELFEQIRYQIAAATERVQTNARLIAMLDCFLSFAECAEQYNYVKPTVDDSDVIDIVDGRHPVVEQILPPGEKFTPNSCRLSSSEDQIIILTGPNMAGKSVYLRQIGLIVLMAQIGSYVPAKEARIGIVDRIFTRVGASDNITTGESTFLVEMQEAANILNNATNKSLILLDEIGRGTSTFDGISIAWAITEYLHENPEIAAKTLFATHYHELNEMAEIFPRIKNYKVDVREYGDKVIFLHKVKPGGADHSYGIQVAQMAGLPVYVTNRAKEILLNLESKELTPYEIKKEKISRIRKNDEMQISLFEMKDEELRKEIEDLPIDSITPIEALNKLNELKRKIKEEKKT; encoded by the coding sequence ATGAGCGTTACCCCGTTAATGGCTCAGTATACGAGGATAAAGAAGGAATATCCCGATACAATCCTGCTTTTCAGGATGGGGGATTTCTACGAAACGTTTGAGGAAGACGCAAAAATTGCTTCTAAGGTTTTAGGCATTACATTAACCAAACGAGCCAACGGCGCCGCAGAGGACGTTCCGCTTGCCGGTTTTCCGCACCACGCCATCGATTCGTATTTACCCAAACTGGTGCGCGCAGGCTATCGAGTGGCGGTTTGCGAACAGGTGGAAGACCCTAAACTCGCCAAAGGAATTGTAAAGCGAGAGGTAATCGAAGTGGTCACTCCGGGTGTGGCTTTCTCGGATAAATTGCTCGACCATAAAAAAAATAATTACCTGCTTTCGATTTACGGAGACGGGGAGAGATACGGACTCGCATTTTGCGACATTTCGACAGGCGAATTTCAAACTTATGAAACGGATAAAAAGCTTTTGCCCGAGCAGCTCGGACTGATTAATCCCGCTGAAATTTTAATTCCGAAAAAATTGAAGAATTTACTCGAGCCGTTAATCGGCAGGTATGCCAAAGACGCAAGAATTACGAAAATCGACGACTGGATATACGACTTCGACTATTGTCAGGATTTGATACTTAATCATTTCGAGGTCAAAACCTTGAAAGGCTTTGGAATCGAAAATATGAATCTTGCAGTGTCGGCGGCGGGAGCGGCTCTCAATTATTTGCGCGAAACCCAAAAAGCCAATCTTCCGCATATAAATCGAATATCGGTTTATAATCCGACCGAGTACATGGCGCTCGATTACGCCACAAAAAGAAACCTCGAAATTTTATTTACGATTCAAAGCGGCGAAAGGGAAGGCTCGCTAATATCGATTCTCGATAAAACCTCCACTTCGATGGGCGGACGTCTTCTTAAACGGTGGATTACAACTCCGTTAAAAAAACTCGAACCGATACTGAAAAGACAGGAATGCGTAGAAGAATTATTTGAGAATAAATCTCTCAGAAAAAATTTACGCGAAGAGTTAAGCGAAATCGGCGACATCGAAAGATTGATTGCCAGAGCATGCACAGGCAGAATTAATCCGAGGGAAGTAATCAATCTGAAAAATTCTCTCAAAAAAATTCATTTGATAAAACAACTGCTCGATCAATCGTCTGCCGAAACGCTTCGGCAAATAAACGACAATATGAATCCTCTTGAAGAATTGGTGGCAAAAATTGAAAACGCAATCAATGAAGAGCCTCCTGCCTCGCTCCACGACGGCGGAGTTATTAAACCGGGATATAATCCCGAACTTGACGAATTGCGCAGTCTGGCGTTCAACGCCAAAGAATGGATTGCGAACTTGCAAAAAGAAGAAAGGCAAAAGACGGGCGTTTCTTCTTTGAAAGTCAGTTACAATAAAGTGTTCGGTTATTATATCGAAATAAGCCATGCCAATAAAGATAAAGTTCCTGCTCATTACATCAGGAAACAAACACTCGTTAACAGCGAGCGTTATATTACTCCCGAGTTAAAAGAATACGAAGAAAAAATTCTAAATGCCCAGGATAATATCGCCAAGTTGGAATTCGAATTGTTCGAACAGATCAGATACCAGATTGCTGCGGCTACCGAGCGGGTACAGACGAACGCCCGCTTGATTGCAATGCTCGATTGTTTCCTCTCGTTTGCAGAATGCGCGGAGCAGTACAATTACGTCAAACCGACGGTCGACGACTCCGATGTTATCGACATAGTTGACGGCAGGCATCCGGTAGTGGAACAGATTTTGCCTCCCGGCGAAAAATTTACTCCCAACAGTTGTCGTTTATCTTCTTCGGAAGACCAGATAATAATTCTAACCGGTCCGAATATGGCGGGAAAGTCGGTTTATTTGAGGCAGATCGGTTTAATCGTACTGATGGCGCAAATCGGTTCTTACGTCCCCGCAAAAGAAGCGCGAATCGGTATAGTCGACAGAATTTTTACGCGTGTCGGAGCCAGCGATAACATAACGACGGGAGAAAGTACGTTTTTAGTCGAAATGCAGGAAGCCGCAAATATTTTGAACAATGCTACAAATAAAAGTCTCATTCTGCTCGATGAAATAGGAAGAGGTACGAGCACCTTCGACGGCATTTCGATTGCATGGGCTATTACGGAATATTTGCACGAAAATCCTGAAATTGCCGCAAAGACTCTCTTCGCCACGCATTATCACGAGTTGAACGAAATGGCGGAGATTTTTCCCAGAATAAAAAATTATAAAGTCGATGTGAGAGAGTACGGCGATAAAGTTATCTTTCTGCATAAAGTCAAACCGGGCGGCGCAGACCACAGTTACGGAATTCAGGTGGCGCAGATGGCGGGATTGCCGGTTTACGTAACAAACCGCGCCAAAGAAATTCTGCTCAATCTCGAGAGTAAAGAGCTGACTCCTTATGAAATTAAAAAAGAAAAAATTTCCCGCATCAGAAAAAACGACGAAATGCAAATAAGTCTCTTTGAAATGAAAGACGAAGAATTGCGTAAAGAAATTGAAGACTTGCCGATCGATTCTATTACGCCGATTGAGGCGCTCAACAAATTGAACGAATTAAAAAGAAAAATTAAAGAAGAGAAAAAAACATGA
- a CDS encoding DUF1684 domain-containing protein — protein sequence MKLLYYVLFLSVFIISCSDKLSPEETAYIKKIEEHRGQVNEFMKSDPRSPFNFKNKVEFHELNYFDVNPEFVFKSKLYEYPEKDTVIIYGTKGEPRETIKYGYVKFHYGGEEYKVNVYESTGSDGTKYYSIWFTDKTTNKESYGVGRYLDFEKQDDPNYIYTIDFNLAYNPYCAYNPNYSCAIPSKEDYIPLEIRAGEKKFHN from the coding sequence ATGAAACTACTTTATTACGTATTGTTTTTGTCCGTTTTTATTATCTCGTGTTCGGATAAATTATCGCCCGAAGAAACGGCGTACATAAAGAAAATTGAAGAACATCGCGGGCAAGTTAACGAATTTATGAAATCGGACCCCCGCTCACCGTTTAATTTCAAAAATAAAGTGGAATTTCACGAACTGAATTATTTCGATGTAAATCCAGAATTCGTTTTCAAAAGTAAATTGTATGAATATCCGGAAAAAGATACGGTTATAATATACGGAACTAAAGGAGAGCCGAGGGAAACGATTAAATACGGTTATGTGAAATTTCACTACGGAGGAGAAGAATATAAAGTAAATGTATACGAATCGACCGGAAGCGACGGGACAAAATATTATTCAATCTGGTTCACTGATAAAACTACGAACAAAGAATCCTATGGGGTGGGCAGATATCTCGATTTTGAAAAACAGGATGATCCGAATTATATTTACACTATCGATTTTAATCTTGCTTATAACCCGTATTGCGCGTACAACCCGAATTATTCCTGTGCAATACCTTCGAAGGAAGATTATATTCCGTTGGAAATAAGGGCGGGCGAAAAAAAATTTCATAATTA